A single Candidatus Eisenbacteria bacterium DNA region contains:
- a CDS encoding TetR/AcrR family transcriptional regulator has product MATKKEAILDAALDLFVVRGISAATTREIAKQAGTAEGNLYRHFESKDALARHLFGECAGRFRKLLIEAASSAEDPVGKIRALVRAIFAFAVKDPRAFAFIVLTHHTEFATGPIRNPQPLPKDVFCEAIRSGIESKAFRPIDPNLATSWIVGMTQRAIAFAETGRIALPSEEIVRETTEAALKLLASE; this is encoded by the coding sequence TTGGCGACAAAGAAGGAAGCGATCCTCGACGCGGCGCTCGATCTCTTCGTGGTGAGGGGGATCTCCGCGGCCACCACTCGCGAGATCGCGAAGCAGGCCGGAACCGCCGAGGGGAATCTCTACCGCCACTTCGAGAGCAAGGACGCGCTCGCGCGCCACCTTTTCGGAGAGTGCGCGGGGCGCTTTCGGAAACTGCTGATCGAAGCCGCCTCGTCCGCCGAGGATCCGGTGGGGAAGATTCGCGCCCTCGTCCGCGCGATATTCGCTTTCGCCGTCAAGGACCCGCGGGCGTTCGCGTTCATCGTTCTCACTCATCACACGGAGTTCGCCACCGGACCGATCCGGAACCCCCAGCCGCTTCCCAAGGATGTCTTCTGCGAGGCAATCCGTTCGGGGATCGAGTCGAAAGCGTTTCGCCCGATCGATCCAAACCTCGCCACGTCTTGGATCGTCGGGATGACGCAGCGCGCGATCGCGTTCGCCGAGACCGGGAGAATCGCGCTTCCGTCCGAAGAGATCGTCCGCGAGACGACGGAAGCGGCTCTCAAGCTTCTCGCGTCCGAATAG